The following are encoded in a window of Perca fluviatilis chromosome 21, GENO_Pfluv_1.0, whole genome shotgun sequence genomic DNA:
- the LOC120551444 gene encoding uncharacterized protein LOC120551444 isoform X2 has product MQSHFSQPEKQRGQDQHPAERNPTSSLRPQEFQWRTHMAALAALCLLLVFPLSSTQSTLRSEQGINAHQAPAAPPPPPPPPPPHIRDLFRKEETTHLNAMQTYAHVDQDNAKVGLFIAAAMGTFVLMAAVYCIYNKFYTKHQYLHTHLNDDSDLTTDPSGPPPVFFHGSSGSSAVDVQRAGYGSLSDTPSIISMPPSLSPPPCAMPFPPLFLSSQSLRTISAKDLEKSCI; this is encoded by the exons ATGCAGTCTCACTTCAGTCAGCCAGAGAAGCAGAGAGGACAGGACCAACACCCAGCTGAGAGAAACCCGACATCCTCACTTCGACCTCAG GAGTTCCAGTGGAGGACCCACATGGCAGCCCTGGCAGCTCTTTGCTTGCTGCTGGTGTTTCCACTGAGCAGCACCCAGAGCACCCTGCGGTCTGAGCAGGGGATCAATGCCCATCAGGccccggcagcgccgccgccgcctcctcctccaccaccaccacacataCGGGACCTATTCAGAAAAGAGGAAACCACTCATTTAAATGCAATGCAGACGT ATGCCCATGTAGACCAAGATAATGCCAAAGTGGGTCTCTTCATCGCTGCTGCCATGGGAACCTTCGTTCTGATGGCTGCAGTGTACTGTATCTACAACAAGTTCTACACCAAACATCAGTACCTGCACACCCATCTTAACGACGACTCAG ATTTAACTACAGACCCCAGTGGCCCTCCCCCTGTGTTTTTCCACGGCTCTTCTGGCTCCAGTGCGGTAGATGTGCAGAGAGCTGGTTATGGCTCGCTCTCAGACACTCCATCCATCATCTCTATGCCACCCAGCCTGTCCCCTCCTCCCTGTGCCATGCccttccctcccctcttcctctcctctcaatCTCTGAGAACTATATCAGCCAAGGATCTGGAGAAGAGCTGTATCTGA
- the LOC120551444 gene encoding uncharacterized protein LOC120551444 isoform X1, with the protein MLSVWGVQLSWMQSHFSQPEKQRGQDQHPAERNPTSSLRPQEFQWRTHMAALAALCLLLVFPLSSTQSTLRSEQGINAHQAPAAPPPPPPPPPPHIRDLFRKEETTHLNAMQTYAHVDQDNAKVGLFIAAAMGTFVLMAAVYCIYNKFYTKHQYLHTHLNDDSDLTTDPSGPPPVFFHGSSGSSAVDVQRAGYGSLSDTPSIISMPPSLSPPPCAMPFPPLFLSSQSLRTISAKDLEKSCI; encoded by the exons ATGTTAAGTGTCTGGGGAGTTCAGTTGTCTTGGATGCAGTCTCACTTCAGTCAGCCAGAGAAGCAGAGAGGACAGGACCAACACCCAGCTGAGAGAAACCCGACATCCTCACTTCGACCTCAG GAGTTCCAGTGGAGGACCCACATGGCAGCCCTGGCAGCTCTTTGCTTGCTGCTGGTGTTTCCACTGAGCAGCACCCAGAGCACCCTGCGGTCTGAGCAGGGGATCAATGCCCATCAGGccccggcagcgccgccgccgcctcctcctccaccaccaccacacataCGGGACCTATTCAGAAAAGAGGAAACCACTCATTTAAATGCAATGCAGACGT ATGCCCATGTAGACCAAGATAATGCCAAAGTGGGTCTCTTCATCGCTGCTGCCATGGGAACCTTCGTTCTGATGGCTGCAGTGTACTGTATCTACAACAAGTTCTACACCAAACATCAGTACCTGCACACCCATCTTAACGACGACTCAG ATTTAACTACAGACCCCAGTGGCCCTCCCCCTGTGTTTTTCCACGGCTCTTCTGGCTCCAGTGCGGTAGATGTGCAGAGAGCTGGTTATGGCTCGCTCTCAGACACTCCATCCATCATCTCTATGCCACCCAGCCTGTCCCCTCCTCCCTGTGCCATGCccttccctcccctcttcctctcctctcaatCTCTGAGAACTATATCAGCCAAGGATCTGGAGAAGAGCTGTATCTGA